One Actinospica robiniae DSM 44927 genomic region harbors:
- a CDS encoding LysR family transcriptional regulator ArgP: MLPELPLDQIRTLLAAVDEGTFDAAARALNVTPSAVSQRVKALEQRIGRVLLARTKPLTLTESGEVLVRYARQFARLEADAAAELGLGPGLAGEPQAPTTLAIAVNADSLATWFLDALARVPESLRVGFELHREDQEHTAELLSSGGVAAAVTSSARPVAGCRVQPLGVMTYRACATPEFAEHWLRGGPLKEKLPSAPVVIFDRHDRLQDDFLRELTGASSHPHVRHLIPASVAYLRAVATGLGWGMIPDEQEAQLPPDTIVDLAPGRVVQVQLYWQQWKLDSPALAALTEAVTEAARDLGRPSR; this comes from the coding sequence ATGCTGCCCGAACTTCCCCTCGACCAGATCCGCACCCTGCTCGCCGCCGTCGACGAAGGCACTTTCGACGCCGCTGCCCGAGCTCTCAACGTCACGCCTTCTGCGGTGAGCCAGCGGGTGAAGGCGCTCGAGCAGCGGATCGGGCGCGTACTGCTCGCGCGCACCAAGCCGCTGACGCTCACGGAGTCCGGCGAAGTGCTCGTGCGCTACGCGCGGCAGTTCGCCCGCCTCGAGGCCGACGCCGCGGCCGAACTCGGACTCGGACCAGGACTCGCCGGAGAGCCGCAGGCCCCGACGACCCTCGCCATCGCCGTGAACGCCGACTCGCTCGCCACCTGGTTCCTGGACGCCCTCGCCCGCGTCCCCGAGTCGCTGCGGGTCGGCTTCGAGCTGCACCGGGAGGATCAGGAGCACACCGCGGAACTGCTCAGCAGCGGCGGCGTCGCCGCGGCCGTGACCTCCTCGGCCCGTCCGGTCGCCGGCTGCCGCGTACAGCCGCTCGGCGTGATGACGTACCGTGCCTGCGCCACACCCGAGTTCGCCGAGCACTGGCTGCGCGGCGGCCCGCTCAAGGAGAAGCTGCCGTCGGCACCCGTCGTCATCTTCGATCGGCACGACCGTCTGCAGGACGACTTCCTTCGCGAGCTGACCGGCGCGTCGTCCCACCCCCACGTAAGACACCTGATCCCGGCGTCGGTGGCCTACCTGCGGGCCGTCGCCACCGGGCTCGGCTGGGGCATGATCCCCGACGAGCAGGAGGCTCAGCTGCCGCCGGACACGATCGTCGACCTCGCCCCCGGGCGCGTCGTGCAGGTGCAGCTGTACTGGCAGCAGTGGAAGCTCGACTCCCCCGCCCTCGCCGCACTCACCGAAGCCGTCACCGAGGCCGCGCGCGACTTGGGGCGACCGTCCCGGTAG
- a CDS encoding nucleoside deaminase: MTDLTSPAPGAVDPLALLAVAREEARLGLSEGGIPIGAALFRTDGTLLGRGHNRRVQDADPSVHGETAAFRNAGRLRGYRDTIMVTTLSPCWYCSGLVRQFGIGHVVIGEAQTFYGGHDWLAEHGVSVTVLDDPECVELMRTFIAERPELWYEDIGE; this comes from the coding sequence ATGACCGACCTGACTTCCCCGGCCCCCGGCGCCGTCGACCCCCTCGCCTTGCTCGCCGTCGCCCGCGAGGAGGCGCGGCTCGGCCTGTCCGAGGGCGGAATCCCCATCGGGGCCGCGCTGTTCCGGACCGACGGCACCCTGCTCGGCCGCGGCCACAATCGGCGCGTGCAGGACGCCGACCCGTCGGTCCACGGCGAGACCGCCGCGTTCCGCAACGCCGGCCGGCTGCGCGGCTACCGCGACACCATCATGGTCACGACGCTCTCGCCCTGCTGGTACTGCTCGGGCCTGGTGCGCCAGTTCGGCATCGGCCACGTCGTCATCGGCGAGGCGCAGACCTTTTACGGCGGTCACGACTGGCTCGCCGAACACGGCGTCAGCGTGACCGTGCTCGACGACCCGGAGTGCGTGGAGCTGATGCGCACGTTCATCGCCGAGCGCCCCGAGCTGTGGTACGAGGACATCGGCGAATAG